A single region of the Winslowiella toletana genome encodes:
- a CDS encoding MFS transporter, with protein sequence MHANKRWLILAILTSTLFLIVVDMTVLYTALPRIMQTLDASASEKLWIINAYPLVVAGLLPGAGMLSDRIGHKRLFMTGLPLFALASWCAAFSPSAQMLIASRVFLAVGAAAMMPATLAIVRQVFIDEGERAMAIGIWAAVASGGAALGPVLGGVMLEYFWWGSVFLINVPIVLMVIPFAWALIPAGSSNQRRPCDVIGSLLVMVGLVGVIYALKELSKIDVSLITLLIAALVGVFSLALFVRRQKHSAQPMIDFSLFRNRYFASGVAIAVISMIALTGIELVLTQRLQLVLGLSPLMAALFMLPVPVAAALGAPLAGKLMPRLGERRIILGGFTLTALGIIAQVLLAHSDMLLQLISLFIIGFGLGGTFTAASTAIMLNTPEEKAGMVAAIEDVAWELGGVLGVTLLGGLMTAVYSHGLALPPGVVNGNGAYDSIDEALRIAATLSNDKAEMLVQLARSAFDQAFLAVLIAAAGLLIISLMGLKRALRRPKRVPGT encoded by the coding sequence ATGCACGCCAATAAACGCTGGCTGATACTGGCAATTCTCACCAGCACACTTTTTTTGATCGTTGTTGATATGACGGTCCTGTACACCGCATTGCCACGTATTATGCAGACGCTGGATGCTTCCGCGTCTGAGAAGTTATGGATTATCAACGCCTATCCGCTGGTCGTCGCTGGGCTGTTGCCCGGTGCCGGTATGCTGAGCGATCGTATCGGGCATAAGCGACTGTTTATGACCGGATTACCGCTGTTTGCGCTGGCATCGTGGTGTGCGGCGTTTTCACCCTCAGCGCAGATGCTGATTGCATCGCGGGTGTTCCTCGCGGTGGGGGCGGCGGCAATGATGCCCGCCACGTTAGCGATTGTTCGTCAGGTATTTATTGATGAAGGTGAACGCGCGATGGCGATTGGAATCTGGGCGGCGGTAGCCTCTGGTGGTGCGGCACTTGGCCCGGTGTTGGGTGGCGTGATGCTGGAGTATTTCTGGTGGGGATCGGTATTTTTAATCAACGTACCGATTGTACTGATGGTGATTCCCTTTGCCTGGGCGTTGATTCCCGCCGGAAGCAGCAATCAACGTCGACCTTGTGATGTCATCGGCTCGCTGCTGGTGATGGTAGGTCTGGTGGGCGTGATTTATGCGCTGAAAGAGCTGAGTAAAATCGATGTATCGCTGATTACTCTGTTAATCGCGGCGCTGGTGGGCGTATTTTCTCTCGCTTTGTTTGTCCGTCGGCAAAAACATTCAGCGCAGCCGATGATTGATTTCTCACTGTTTCGTAATCGCTATTTTGCCAGCGGCGTCGCCATTGCGGTTATCTCGATGATTGCGCTGACCGGTATTGAGCTGGTACTGACTCAGCGTTTACAGCTGGTACTGGGATTGTCTCCGCTGATGGCGGCGCTGTTTATGTTGCCGGTGCCGGTTGCAGCGGCACTTGGCGCGCCGCTGGCGGGTAAGCTGATGCCGCGCCTCGGCGAGCGCCGCATTATCCTCGGTGGCTTTACCCTGACGGCCTTAGGGATTATCGCTCAGGTGCTGCTGGCTCACAGCGATATGCTTTTGCAGTTGATCAGCCTGTTTATTATCGGCTTTGGTCTCGGCGGCACTTTCACCGCGGCTTCAACGGCGATTATGCTGAACACGCCGGAAGAAAAAGCCGGTATGGTGGCGGCGATTGAAGATGTGGCATGGGAACTGGGCGGCGTACTTGGCGTAACGCTGCTGGGGGGATTAATGACTGCGGTTTACAGCCACGGGTTAGCTCTGCCGCCGGGAGTGGTTAATGGCAATGGCGCTTATGACAGCATTGACGAGGCGTTACGCATTGCCGCTACGCTGAGCAATGATAAAGCTGAAATGTTGGTGCAGCTGGCCCGTAGCGCATTTGATCAGGCTTTTCTGGCGGTACTGATTGCGGCGGCTGGTTTGCTGATTATCAGCCTGATGGGATTAAAACGCGCGCTGCGCAGGCCGAAAAGAGTCCCGGGCACATAG
- a CDS encoding nitroreductase family protein, with the protein MKSVVEVLTEHRSDRSFLETPIADEILNKVILSAYHAPTSVNSQQVSVILVQDKEHKQKIAALAGGQPWIARAPAFLIFVLDMYKSAQGMAAIGKQQIAHQSIESLISGATDVGIALASALAAARSEGLGGVPIGGIRINPQQMIEILDLPEMTFPVAGISIGYVDQPAHIKPRLPLETFVHHEKYSTQGLVEKIDSYNQQLTQHWKKIGRTEGESWSESVSSYYEKIYFPQVAPAIRQQGFGTDK; encoded by the coding sequence ATGAAAAGCGTTGTTGAAGTACTGACAGAACACCGTAGTGACAGAAGTTTTTTAGAAACGCCGATTGCGGACGAGATCTTAAATAAAGTTATCCTGTCGGCGTATCACGCGCCGACTTCGGTTAACTCGCAGCAGGTATCGGTAATCCTCGTTCAGGATAAAGAGCATAAGCAAAAAATTGCGGCATTAGCGGGCGGCCAGCCGTGGATCGCGCGCGCACCGGCATTTCTGATTTTTGTGCTGGATATGTATAAAAGCGCACAGGGAATGGCGGCAATCGGTAAACAACAGATTGCACATCAGAGTATTGAGAGCCTGATTTCTGGCGCGACCGATGTTGGCATCGCCCTGGCTTCCGCTTTGGCAGCTGCACGTTCGGAAGGATTAGGTGGCGTGCCAATTGGCGGCATCAGAATTAATCCGCAGCAGATGATCGAAATTTTAGACCTGCCGGAGATGACTTTCCCGGTCGCCGGGATTTCAATTGGTTATGTCGATCAGCCTGCTCATATTAAGCCGCGTCTGCCGCTGGAAACATTTGTACATCACGAGAAGTACAGCACTCAAGGCCTCGTGGAGAAGATTGATAGTTATAATCAGCAACTGACGCAGCACTGGAAAAAGATTGGCCGTACGGAAGGTGAATCCTGGAGCGAAAGCGTCAGCAGTTACTATGAGAAGATCTATTTTCCTCAGGTTGCCCCGGCCATCAGGCAACAGGGCTTTGGTACTGATAAATAA
- a CDS encoding TIM barrel protein, with the protein MTLHIANAPCSWGVDDPNNPFLPPWEKVMQEAAQAGYRSIELGPWRYLPTDSQQLTTALNQHGLSLVAGTLFDDLVSEANVDNMIALTHNICRILSDVPTAEKTHGDNAPAPYLVIIDFGDANRARLAGQYDKAPRLSAADWQRMMQHIITLSDIARQYGVRPVIHPHAGGNIEFADELEKLVADIPHSVAGLCLDTGHLYYAGMDPLIWLEKYFSRIDYLHFKDVNPQIFASGLKRELDFFSACAEGVMCPLGQGAIDYPAIRAFLAERDYQGWITIEQERDPRNVGSSLRDVTASLNYLHSVGF; encoded by the coding sequence ATGACCCTACATATTGCTAATGCCCCGTGCAGTTGGGGAGTCGATGACCCTAATAATCCTTTTTTACCGCCGTGGGAAAAAGTTATGCAGGAGGCAGCACAGGCAGGTTATCGCAGTATTGAATTAGGTCCGTGGCGCTATTTGCCAACCGACAGCCAACAGCTCACCACGGCGCTGAATCAACACGGTTTATCGCTGGTTGCAGGCACCCTGTTTGATGACCTGGTCAGCGAAGCCAATGTCGACAATATGATCGCGCTGACGCATAACATCTGTCGAATCCTGTCCGACGTGCCGACTGCTGAGAAAACTCACGGAGATAACGCGCCAGCGCCGTATCTGGTGATTATCGATTTTGGTGATGCCAATCGCGCCAGGCTGGCCGGCCAGTATGATAAAGCGCCACGTCTGAGCGCGGCTGACTGGCAACGCATGATGCAGCACATCATCACGCTCAGCGATATCGCCCGGCAGTACGGCGTGCGCCCGGTAATTCATCCTCATGCCGGTGGCAATATCGAATTTGCCGATGAACTGGAAAAACTGGTGGCGGATATTCCGCACTCTGTCGCCGGGCTGTGCCTCGATACCGGGCACCTGTACTACGCCGGTATGGATCCTTTGATCTGGCTGGAAAAATACTTCTCACGCATCGACTATCTGCACTTTAAAGATGTTAACCCGCAGATATTTGCATCGGGCCTGAAACGCGAGCTGGACTTCTTCAGCGCTTGTGCAGAGGGCGTGATGTGCCCACTGGGCCAGGGTGCGATTGATTATCCGGCGATACGCGCTTTCCTTGCCGAACGCGATTACCAGGGCTGGATCACCATCGAACAGGAGCGCGATCCTCGTAACGTCGGGAGCAGCCTGCGCGATGTCACTGCCAGCCTGAACTATCTGCATTCCGTCGGCTTCTGA
- a CDS encoding MDR family MFS transporter, which yields MTAHHSSSTASDKPAIPPAPSIRLLFSALLLVMLLAALDQTIVSTALPTIVGELGGLEKLSWVVTAYLLSSTIAVPLYGKFGDLFGRKRVLQIAIMIFLLGSVLCGLAQNMTQLILMRALQGLGGGGLMVVTMAAIADVVPPADRGRYQGLFGGVFGLATVVGPLIGGFLVQHFSWHWIFFINLPLGLVALLVIGAVFQPQATKIKHEIDYLGALYLAGALTCIILFTTEGGSVMPWDSGQLWCILAFGLVCLGGFIYEERLAAEPIIPLHLFRQRTFLLGCLISLIIGMALLGSVTFLPLYLQVVKGSTPSEAGIQLLPLMGGLLMTSVISGRIISKTGKYRLFPIAGTLLALVAMLLLGTLKNTDAMSRLYLYIALLGCGLGMVMQVLVLAAQNSVEPKEIGVATSSTSLFRSIGGSIGVAAFGAVFTHSLQTRLMALIPEGTALPQAMGAEAIRQLPDGIQADYLAAFGGAIHNVYLIAGCVMAVAFLLSLFIKDQPLRAH from the coding sequence ATGACAGCGCATCACTCTTCTTCGACAGCAAGCGATAAACCGGCCATCCCTCCGGCTCCGTCGATACGGCTGCTGTTTTCGGCATTGCTGCTGGTCATGCTGTTGGCAGCACTGGACCAGACGATTGTATCCACCGCGCTGCCGACCATTGTTGGCGAACTCGGCGGGCTGGAAAAGTTATCGTGGGTGGTGACGGCCTATTTACTCTCATCGACCATCGCGGTGCCGCTGTATGGCAAATTTGGCGATCTGTTTGGCCGTAAGCGGGTGCTACAAATCGCGATTATGATATTCCTGCTTGGCTCGGTACTCTGCGGGCTGGCGCAAAATATGACTCAGCTGATTCTGATGCGCGCATTGCAGGGGTTAGGCGGCGGTGGATTAATGGTGGTAACGATGGCGGCGATTGCCGATGTGGTGCCGCCCGCCGACCGTGGTCGTTATCAGGGCTTATTCGGTGGCGTGTTTGGGCTGGCAACGGTGGTCGGGCCGCTGATCGGCGGCTTTCTGGTGCAACATTTCTCCTGGCACTGGATTTTCTTTATTAATTTACCGCTCGGCCTGGTTGCGCTGCTGGTGATTGGTGCGGTATTTCAGCCGCAGGCGACTAAAATTAAGCATGAGATTGACTACCTGGGGGCGCTCTATCTGGCCGGTGCGCTGACCTGCATCATTCTGTTTACCACCGAGGGGGGGTCGGTAATGCCCTGGGATTCGGGCCAGCTCTGGTGCATTCTGGCTTTCGGACTGGTCTGCCTCGGCGGTTTTATTTACGAAGAGCGGTTGGCGGCGGAACCGATTATCCCATTGCATCTTTTTCGTCAGCGCACCTTTTTACTCGGCTGCCTGATAAGCTTAATTATTGGTATGGCGCTGCTGGGCTCGGTGACTTTTTTGCCGCTTTATTTGCAGGTAGTCAAAGGTTCGACTCCTTCAGAAGCCGGCATACAGCTGCTGCCGCTAATGGGCGGGTTGTTAATGACCTCGGTGATTAGCGGAAGGATTATTAGTAAAACCGGTAAATACCGGCTGTTCCCGATTGCCGGCACCTTACTGGCACTGGTCGCGATGCTGCTGTTGGGCACGCTGAAAAATACCGACGCCATGTCGAGGCTGTATCTGTATATCGCGCTATTAGGTTGTGGTTTAGGCATGGTGATGCAGGTATTGGTGCTGGCGGCGCAAAACAGCGTTGAGCCGAAAGAGATTGGCGTGGCGACCTCAAGTACTTCGCTGTTTCGTTCCATCGGTGGTTCGATTGGTGTAGCCGCATTTGGCGCGGTGTTTACCCATTCACTGCAAACGCGTTTAATGGCGCTGATACCAGAGGGAACCGCCTTACCACAGGCGATGGGGGCAGAAGCGATTCGTCAGTTGCCTGATGGCATACAAGCTGATTATCTTGCGGCATTCGGCGGCGCGATCCATAACGTTTATCTGATTGCGGGTTGTGTGATGGCGGTGGCTTTTTTGCTGTCGCTGTTTATTAAAGATCAGCCGCTGCGCGCGCACTGA
- a CDS encoding TIM barrel protein: MASYTLSVCAEMVFLKLPFIERVKRIDRLGFGVEIWNWANKDIDALVATGARFTSMTGYLSGNLTDDRQIAALLNSAEQSLAVAQRLNCPGLNLHGTGLDEKGLPVKPVEAVSGAMWLKARQTLSQLAAMGEKAGKVFTLENLNTAVDHPGTPFAKASDTLALVEAVNSPALKMNLDLYHAQIGEGNLIALLKRSAPAVGEIQVADVPGRYQPGTGEINYRAIARVLNEIDYRGVVALEGWALGDDVEALEQFRDCFSG; the protein is encoded by the coding sequence ATGGCGAGTTACACGTTATCGGTCTGTGCGGAAATGGTCTTTTTGAAGTTACCGTTTATCGAGCGGGTGAAGCGTATCGACAGGCTGGGATTTGGTGTGGAGATCTGGAACTGGGCCAATAAAGATATTGATGCGCTGGTGGCGACCGGTGCGCGCTTCACCTCCATGACCGGCTATTTGTCCGGTAATCTGACTGACGACCGGCAGATTGCCGCGTTACTGAACAGTGCTGAACAATCGCTGGCGGTGGCGCAGCGGCTCAATTGCCCCGGACTCAATTTGCACGGCACCGGCCTTGATGAAAAAGGATTACCGGTTAAGCCGGTCGAAGCGGTGAGTGGCGCGATGTGGTTAAAGGCGCGTCAGACCCTGAGCCAGCTGGCCGCAATGGGAGAGAAAGCCGGAAAAGTTTTTACGCTGGAAAACCTTAATACTGCGGTTGACCATCCCGGCACGCCATTTGCCAAAGCCAGTGATACCCTGGCGCTGGTTGAAGCGGTGAACAGTCCGGCCCTGAAAATGAATCTCGACCTTTATCATGCGCAGATTGGTGAAGGCAACCTGATCGCGTTGCTGAAGCGCAGTGCGCCAGCAGTTGGTGAGATTCAGGTCGCGGATGTGCCGGGCCGTTATCAGCCGGGAACCGGTGAAATTAACTATCGCGCCATTGCCCGCGTGCTGAATGAGATCGATTACCGTGGCGTGGTGGCGCTGGAAGGCTGGGCGCTGGGTGACGACGTGGAAGCGTTGGAACAGTTCCGCGACTGCTTTAGTGGCTAA
- a CDS encoding Gfo/Idh/MocA family protein: protein MINGLKPLDRSLRWGMVGGGGTSQIGYIHRSSAQRDGTFALIAGAFDIDAERGKAFGTALGVDPHRCYASYQAMFAAEAARADGIEAVSIATPNNTHFDICRAALEAGLHVVCEKPLCFTSEQAQILADLCRSNHKIVGVTYGYAGHQLIQQARAMIAEGLLGDIRIINMSFSHGFHNQAVERENPSTQWRVDPRYVGPSYVLGDLATHPLFIAETMVPELSIKRLMCCRQSFVKTRAPLEDNAYVLMEYDNGAVGSMWCSAVNCGSMHGQKVRVIGSKASIEWWDEQPNQLRYEVQGEPVRILERGMGYLTPRALEEDRIGGGHPEGLFEAWSNLYRRFAIAMDATDRDDRALLEDFWYPDVYAGLMGVRWVENCVRSADNNASWVEFR, encoded by the coding sequence ATGATTAACGGTTTAAAACCTCTCGACCGCTCGCTACGCTGGGGCATGGTTGGCGGCGGCGGCACCAGCCAGATTGGCTATATCCATCGCTCCTCTGCACAGCGCGACGGCACTTTTGCCCTGATAGCCGGTGCGTTTGATATTGATGCCGAACGTGGCAAAGCGTTTGGCACTGCGCTGGGCGTTGACCCGCACCGTTGTTACGCCAGCTACCAGGCGATGTTTGCAGCTGAGGCCGCCCGCGCAGACGGTATTGAAGCGGTGTCGATCGCCACGCCAAACAACACCCATTTTGATATTTGCCGTGCCGCGCTGGAGGCCGGACTGCACGTAGTGTGTGAAAAGCCGCTGTGCTTTACCAGCGAACAGGCGCAGATCCTGGCGGATCTCTGTCGCAGCAACCATAAGATCGTTGGCGTCACTTACGGCTATGCCGGGCATCAGTTGATTCAGCAGGCGCGCGCGATGATCGCCGAAGGACTGCTCGGTGATATTCGGATTATCAATATGTCGTTCTCGCACGGCTTTCACAACCAGGCGGTAGAACGGGAGAATCCCAGCACGCAATGGCGTGTCGATCCCCGCTATGTCGGGCCGAGCTATGTACTGGGCGATCTGGCGACCCATCCGCTGTTTATTGCCGAAACCATGGTGCCCGAGTTATCGATTAAGCGCCTGATGTGCTGTCGCCAGAGCTTTGTGAAAACACGCGCGCCGCTGGAAGATAATGCGTATGTATTAATGGAGTATGACAACGGTGCCGTCGGCTCGATGTGGTGCTCGGCAGTTAACTGCGGTTCGATGCACGGCCAGAAAGTACGGGTAATTGGCTCAAAAGCCAGTATTGAATGGTGGGATGAACAGCCGAACCAGTTGCGCTACGAAGTTCAGGGGGAGCCGGTTCGCATTCTCGAACGCGGTATGGGGTATCTCACACCGCGGGCGCTGGAGGAGGATCGCATTGGCGGCGGGCACCCGGAAGGTCTGTTTGAAGCCTGGTCGAATCTCTACCGCCGTTTTGCCATTGCGATGGACGCCACCGATCGCGACGATCGGGCACTGCTGGAAGATTTCTGGTATCCCGATGTTTATGCCGGACTGATGGGCGTACGCTGGGTAGAGAACTGCGTACGCTCGGCAGATAATAACGCCAGCTGGGTGGAGTTTCGCTAA
- a CDS encoding BCCT family transporter, with protein sequence MSHIAPDKPVKRSHIHPPVFYTSAILIFILVGFAALFPEVADQQLKALQGSLFANASWFYILAVALILLSVAYLGLSRYGNIKLGPDHAQPDFSYVSWFAMLFSAGMGIGLMFFGVAEPVMHYLAPPVGTPETVEAAKEAMRITFFHWGLHAWGIYAIVALILAFFSYRHGLPLRLRSALYPIIGDRINGPIGHAVDIFAVIGTVLGVATSLGYGVLQVNAGLNHLFGLPINQTVQVILIVVITAMATLSVVSGLDKGIRILSELNLGLAVLLLVLVGTLGPTVLLLKSFVENTGGYLSEIISKTFNLYAYEPKSNTWLGGWTLLYWGWWLSWSPFVGMFIARVSRGRTIREFVTGVLFVPAGFTLLWMTFFGNSAIWLIMEKGARELANVVQNDQALALFNFLEHFPFGNILSFIAMAMVVVFFVTSADSGAMVVDTLAADGTENTPIWQRIFWAGLMGVVAITLLLAGGMSALQTVTIASALPFSIILLVSIYGLFKALRVDAYKRDSQQMTTIAPTASRNPISWQQRLRKIAWYPKRSNVRRFMTEVIQPAMEMVKAELAKQGTVSSTNDSEDDRIRFEVNMGEDLNFVYEVRLRAYLQPAFALAGLKDEERDEEYKYYRAEVYLKEGGQDYDVMSWTQEQIIHDILDQYEKHLHFLHLVR encoded by the coding sequence ATGAGTCACATTGCACCAGATAAGCCGGTTAAACGAAGTCATATTCATCCCCCCGTTTTTTACACATCAGCAATTCTGATCTTTATTCTGGTGGGATTCGCCGCCCTTTTTCCTGAAGTGGCAGACCAACAGCTTAAGGCATTACAAGGGAGCCTGTTTGCCAATGCCAGTTGGTTTTACATTCTCGCGGTCGCCTTGATCTTATTGAGTGTGGCCTATCTTGGTTTATCGCGTTACGGCAACATTAAACTCGGTCCGGACCATGCCCAACCTGATTTCAGCTATGTCTCGTGGTTTGCGATGCTGTTTTCCGCCGGGATGGGTATCGGGCTGATGTTCTTTGGCGTCGCCGAGCCGGTGATGCACTACCTGGCTCCGCCGGTTGGAACACCTGAAACCGTTGAAGCCGCGAAAGAAGCCATGCGTATTACCTTCTTTCACTGGGGGCTGCATGCGTGGGGTATTTACGCCATAGTGGCGTTAATCCTGGCATTTTTCAGCTACCGACACGGCCTGCCACTGAGATTACGCTCGGCGCTGTACCCGATTATCGGCGATCGTATTAATGGTCCGATTGGCCATGCGGTGGATATCTTCGCGGTGATTGGCACCGTGCTGGGCGTGGCAACCTCACTGGGCTATGGCGTTTTACAGGTTAATGCCGGGCTGAACCATCTGTTTGGCTTGCCGATTAATCAGACTGTGCAGGTGATTCTGATTGTCGTTATTACCGCGATGGCGACCCTTTCGGTGGTATCCGGGCTGGATAAAGGCATCCGTATTCTTTCCGAACTTAATCTGGGGCTGGCGGTATTACTGCTGGTGCTGGTCGGTACGCTTGGCCCGACGGTACTGTTACTGAAATCCTTTGTGGAAAATACCGGTGGTTATCTTTCTGAAATCATCAGTAAGACCTTTAACCTGTATGCCTATGAGCCAAAGTCTAATACCTGGTTAGGAGGATGGACGCTACTCTACTGGGGATGGTGGCTTTCCTGGTCACCGTTTGTCGGTATGTTTATCGCCAGGGTTTCTCGTGGGCGTACCATCCGCGAGTTTGTTACCGGTGTACTGTTTGTACCGGCCGGTTTTACCCTGCTGTGGATGACGTTTTTTGGTAACAGTGCCATCTGGTTGATCATGGAAAAAGGCGCTCGCGAACTGGCTAATGTGGTGCAGAATGACCAGGCGCTGGCGCTGTTTAACTTCCTTGAACACTTCCCGTTCGGCAATATCCTGTCGTTTATCGCCATGGCGATGGTGGTGGTGTTCTTCGTCACCTCGGCTGACTCCGGTGCAATGGTAGTGGATACGCTGGCGGCTGATGGTACTGAGAATACGCCGATCTGGCAGCGTATCTTCTGGGCCGGACTGATGGGCGTGGTGGCTATCACTCTGCTGCTGGCGGGGGGAATGAGCGCGCTGCAAACCGTCACTATTGCCAGTGCCTTGCCATTCTCAATAATTCTACTGGTCTCAATTTATGGCCTGTTTAAAGCGCTACGTGTTGACGCTTATAAACGCGACAGCCAGCAGATGACCACTATCGCGCCGACGGCGTCACGTAATCCGATCTCCTGGCAGCAGCGACTGCGCAAAATCGCCTGGTACCCGAAACGCTCTAACGTCAGACGTTTTATGACCGAGGTGATTCAGCCGGCGATGGAAATGGTGAAGGCAGAGCTGGCAAAACAGGGTACTGTCTCTTCAACCAATGACAGCGAGGACGACCGTATTCGTTTCGAGGTGAATATGGGCGAGGACCTTAACTTTGTGTATGAAGTGCGCCTGCGCGCCTATTTGCAACCGGCGTTCGCACTGGCTGGCCTGAAAGATGAGGAGCGCGATGAGGAATATAAATATTATCGTGCCGAAGTCTATCTGAAGGAAGGTGGCCAGGATTACGATGTTATGAGCTGGACGCAGGAACAGATTATTCACGATATTCTCGACCAGTATGAGAAGCATCTGCACTTTCTGCACCTGGTGCGTTAA
- the ahr gene encoding NADPH-dependent aldehyde reductase Ahr, producing MKIKSYAAMEAGKALELYEYDAGALSAEEVEVEVEYCGVCHSDLSMIDNEWGISSYPTIAGHEVIGRVSALGEAAKNKGLSIGQRVGIGWTAKSCQHCDACINGEQVNCQQGTTPTILNHGGFAEKLRADWQWVIPLPEKLDAASAGPLLCGGITVFKPLLMSNITATSRVGVIGIGGLGHIAIKLLRALGAEVVAFSSTASKKQSILDMGADEVVNSRDAEELKKQAGRFDLILSTVAVDLDWKPYFDALAPKGKFHTVGAVMKPFQVQAFDLIMGDKAVTGSSTGSPGQLRSLLKLASRRDIAPQVEFFPMSKINDALDHVRAGKANYRVVLKADF from the coding sequence GTGAAAATCAAAAGCTACGCAGCTATGGAAGCCGGTAAGGCTCTGGAATTGTACGAGTACGATGCGGGCGCGCTGAGTGCAGAGGAAGTTGAGGTTGAGGTCGAATACTGCGGCGTTTGCCACTCTGACCTGTCGATGATTGATAATGAATGGGGCATTTCCAGCTATCCGACCATTGCCGGCCATGAAGTGATTGGTCGCGTGTCCGCACTGGGTGAAGCCGCCAAAAATAAAGGCTTATCCATTGGACAACGTGTTGGTATCGGCTGGACGGCGAAAAGCTGTCAGCACTGTGATGCCTGTATTAATGGCGAGCAGGTTAACTGCCAGCAGGGCACCACCCCGACCATCCTTAATCACGGTGGTTTTGCTGAGAAGCTGCGTGCCGACTGGCAGTGGGTGATTCCATTACCGGAAAAACTGGATGCAGCCAGCGCAGGCCCACTGCTGTGCGGTGGCATTACGGTGTTTAAACCGCTGCTGATGAGCAATATCACGGCCACCAGCCGGGTTGGCGTAATCGGCATTGGCGGCCTTGGCCATATTGCAATTAAGCTGCTGCGTGCCCTTGGCGCAGAAGTGGTGGCATTCAGCTCCACTGCCAGCAAAAAGCAGTCGATTCTTGATATGGGTGCCGATGAAGTCGTCAACAGCCGCGATGCAGAAGAACTGAAGAAGCAGGCTGGCCGCTTTGATCTGATTCTCAGCACCGTGGCAGTGGATCTCGACTGGAAACCTTACTTTGATGCGCTGGCACCAAAAGGTAAATTCCATACCGTCGGTGCCGTGATGAAGCCGTTCCAGGTTCAGGCGTTTGATTTGATTATGGGCGATAAAGCGGTAACGGGTTCTTCAACCGGCTCACCAGGCCAGCTGCGTTCGCTGCTGAAACTGGCTTCACGTCGCGATATCGCGCCGCAGGTCGAGTTTTTCCCAATGTCGAAAATCAATGATGCACTGGATCATGTCCGTGCCGGTAAAGCCAATTACCGTGTCGTGCTGAAAGCGGATTTCTGA
- a CDS encoding TetR/AcrR family transcriptional regulator → MASKKSVKPAKTKIETLDNSGISPRKPGRPAGGAKGADRRALLLETALTLFARQGIADTPLTLIAREAGVTPAMLHYYFNTREQLLDVLIEERFLPIRSSFRNLFQDPDADPVATLTQLAEQFIDISVKHEWFAPLWVREIISDSGMLKKRMEEHYGDSQRKASLQSLTRWQQEGKLNADINPELIFISLFGLTFLPMASARVLSQPSGSQPDASQLAKHVVALLINGLRP, encoded by the coding sequence ATGGCGAGTAAAAAAAGCGTAAAACCGGCGAAGACTAAGATTGAAACACTTGATAATTCAGGTATTTCTCCGCGAAAACCGGGTCGACCTGCCGGAGGAGCAAAAGGTGCGGATCGCCGTGCATTGCTGCTGGAAACCGCGCTGACGCTGTTTGCCCGTCAGGGAATTGCCGATACACCATTAACCCTGATCGCCCGTGAAGCGGGCGTCACGCCAGCGATGCTGCATTACTACTTCAATACCCGTGAGCAGCTGCTCGATGTGCTGATTGAAGAACGTTTTTTGCCTATCCGCTCCTCTTTTCGCAATCTGTTTCAGGATCCTGATGCCGATCCGGTCGCGACGTTAACGCAGCTTGCCGAGCAGTTTATTGATATCTCGGTTAAGCATGAATGGTTCGCTCCACTGTGGGTGCGGGAGATTATCAGCGACAGCGGAATGTTGAAAAAGCGGATGGAAGAGCATTACGGCGACAGCCAGAGAAAGGCCTCTTTGCAGTCTCTGACTCGCTGGCAGCAAGAGGGAAAACTGAATGCCGATATTAATCCGGAACTGATTTTTATCTCACTGTTCGGGCTCACTTTTTTGCCGATGGCCTCTGCCCGGGTATTAAGTCAGCCATCGGGAAGCCAGCCCGATGCCAGCCAGCTGGCGAAACACGTGGTTGCTCTGTTAATCAACGGCCTGCGGCCGTAA